In Bifidobacterium scardovii JCM 12489 = DSM 13734, the genomic stretch GTCATCGCCGCCGTTGTCGCCATCGTTCTTGCGGCGGGGAGCTGCATGGCCCTGACGCCGCACCGTCTGACGATACGCGACCGCTACGAGCCGCCGATCAGCCTGAACGACATCGCCAGTCCGCTGAGCGGCATGCGGTCCTACGTCAGGTACCACAAGGATGATGTGCTGCTCACCGCCACCGGGCTGCCTGCCGGAACACCGGTCAGGATGGCGGTGATGGACCGCTTCGACGGCACGGTGTGGAATCTGTCCGATCGGGCGGAGACCGATGGATCCGCCGATTACCGGCCGGTCGGCGAATCCATCCCGACCACCGCCCGAGGCGAGCCGTTCACCGCCAGGTTCCGCCTTGCCGCATCGGCTGCCGGCCATTGGCTGCCGCTCGCGGGAACCGCCACCGGCGTGACCTTCGACGGCGATGCCAGGAAGCGCGGCACGCTGGAAAACGAGCTCTACTACAACACCGGCACCGCTTCGGCTATCCTCACCGCGCCGGTGGCGGAGGATATCTCGTATACCGAAACCGGAGTGATCGAACGGCGGCCGGACGATGCGCGGATCGGCCGGGCCGCCGCGGATCATATCGCGCAGCCGCGGGCGCAGGACGTTCCCGATACGGTGGCCCGGATGGCGCTTGCCGTCGCCGGCGGCGACGAGGACGACGCCGCCGGCGGCCGGGCCGCGCAGTCGTTGTCCGCCATGCTGCGGGAGCACGGCTGGTTCTCGCACGGGCTGGCGGGCGAATACCCGTCTCCGCCCGGCCACGGCAGCTACCGCGTCGACATGCTGCTCTCCGGCCCGGTCATGGTCGGCGATAGCGAGCAATACGCCTCGGCCATGGCGCTGATGGCCCGCGAGATCGGCCTGCCGTCGCGCGTGGTGCTGGGGTTTCTGCCCAAGGACGAGCACGGCGGCATCAGCCGGCGGCGGACCGTCCTCGATGCCGAGGGAACGGCGATCACCGAATTCCGCGGCGGCGATATCGAGGCATGGGTGGAAATCAAGTTGGAGGGATGCGGATGGGTGATGTTCCGGCCGACGCCCAGCGAAACCGATATGCCCGATCCCGACCAGTCGCCGGCGCCACCGGATCCGCAACCGCTGGTGAGGCAGCCGCCGGTGCCGCTTGACGACCCGTTGCACGACCGGGACCGGCCGTATGGGCAGGCCAAGGTCGCCGGTCAGGACGCCGACACGCGCGCGGCGAATCCGATGTGGACGCGGCTGGGCCGCATCGCCGGCGGCGTCGCGCGATACGGCAGCCCCGTCTGGGCGTGCGCATGCGTGTGCGCGGCGATCCTTGCCGCCAAGGCGTGCATCATGGCGCGTTGGCGTCGCCGGGGCGATCCCCGCCGGCGCATCGTCTCGGGATGGCGGTCCGTGGAGGCGCTGGCGCTGCAGGGCGGTCTCGCCGTCACCGGAACGCGCCGCAATCAGGCCGGCGCGATCGCCGCCGGCTTCGGCATCACGGCATCGTTTATGGCGGGGCTCGCCCGCACGGCGGATTACGCGGCGTTCGCGGGGCGGCCCCTGTCGGACGCGCGGGCGAACGCGTACTGGGACGACGTGCGCCGCCTGCACCGGATGATCCTCTCGTCGCAGCCGCCGCTGCGACGCTGGCGCACACGGCTCTCGCTGCGCGGCATATGGCGTCCGCCGCAGGCGGCATCGTCCGGGCTCCGCCGAGCCCGAGGGCGCCGCCGAATATCACAAAGGCCCCCTCGCATGAGGGAGCCTCCGTAGTCCGTTGGCCGTGACGGATCACCGGGATCCGTCACGGCACGTCTTCGCCGTCAGCGGGCGGACGTCACAGCGTGTCGCCGCCGAGCGCGTCCTGGCCTCCCTGATCGTCGAGGAAGTCGTCCGGGTTGAAGTCGTCGCCGAGCTTCAGGTCGCCGAAGTCGATGTTGGAGAAGTCCACATCGGACAGGTCGGCATCGGAGAAGTCCGCGCTGGCGTCGTCGCCGCCACCCAAGCCGAAGTTCGGGTAGATGGTGTCGCGAATCGCCTTGTCGGGCTCGACCACGGCGTTGCGGTACCGGGCGAGGCCGGTGCCGGCCGGGATCAGCTTGCCGATGATCACGTTCTCCTTGAGGCCCTTGAGGTCGTCGACCTTCTGGCTCAGGGCGGCTTCGGTGAGCACGCGCGTCGTCTCCTGGAAGGAGGCGGCGGACAGCCACGAGTCGGTGGCCAGCGAGGCCTTGGTGATGCCCATGAGCTCGGGGCGGCCGGCGGCCGGCTTGCCGCCGTTCTGCACGGCCTCCTTGTTCGCTTCCTTGAAGCGCGCCTGGTCGACCAGCTCGCCCGGCAGCAGCGACGTGTCGCCGGAGTCGATGACGGTGATGCGGCGCAGCATCTGGCGCACGATGACCTCGATGTGCTTGTCGTGGATGTCCACGCCCTGCTCACGGTACACGGTGTGCACTTCGTTCACGATGTTGACCTGGGCGGCGCGCGGGCCGAGGATGCGCAGGATCTTCTTGGGATCCACGGAACCTTCGGTCAGCTTCGTGCCGACGTCAACGTGATCGCCATTCTTGACCAGCAGCGGAGCGCGGCGGTTCACGGTGTAGACGATCGGCTCGACGGTCGTGTCGTCCGGGGTCAGCGTCATCTGGTAGACGTGGTCGGCTTCCGCATCGGTCTTGATCACGCCGGAGAACTCGGCGATGGGCGCTTCGCCCTTCGGGGTACGGGCTTCGAAAAGCTCGGTGACACGGGGAAGACCCTGCGTGATATCGGAAGCCGCCGCGACGCCGCCGGAGTGGAAGGAACGCAGCGTCAGCTGGGTGCCGGGCTCGCCGATGGACTGGGCCGCGACGATGCCGACGGCCTCGCCGACGTCGACGAGCTTGTTGGTGGCCAGCGACCAGCCGTAACACTTCGCGCACACGCCGCGCTTGGAATCGCAGGTGAGCACGGAGCGGGCCTTGACCTCTTCGACGCCGTGCGCCACGAGATCACGGAGCACGTCCATCGACAGGGCGTCGCCGCGCTTGTACAGCACGGTCTCGCCGTCGGCCGGGTCGATCACGTCGGCGGACAGCAGACGCGAGTACGGACCGCCGTCGGCGGCCTTGACGAGCGTCAGGTTGCCGTTCTCGTCGCGGTCGGCGACCTTCATCGGCAGGCCGCGCTTGGTGCCGCAGTCCTCCTCGCGCACGATCACGTCCTGCGAGACGTCGACCAGACGACGGGTCAGGTAGCCCGACTCCGCGGTACGAAGCGCGGTATCGGCCAGACCCTTGCGCGCGCCGTGCTCGGAGATGAAGTACTCGAGGACGGACAGGCCCTGACGGTAGTTCGACTCGACCGGTCGGGGGATGACCTCGCCCTTCGGGTTGTTCACTAGGCCACGGATGCCCGCGATCTGGTTGATCTGGGTCATGTTGCCTCGCGCACCGGACTGGACGATGATCGACAGGTTGTTCTTCGGATCGAAGTGGGCCTCGACCGCGTCGGACACCTTCTTGGTGCACTTGGTCCACTCGTCGATGATCGCCTGGCGACGCTCCTCCTCCGTGAAGAAGCCGATGTCGTACTGCTGGTTGATCTTGCTGACCTGCGCCTCGGACTCGGCGACCAGCGTGGCGCGGGCCGGCGGCTCGGTCACGTCGGAGAACGCGAAGGTGACGCCCGACCACGGGGCCTTGGTGAAGCCAAGGTCCTTGAGCGCATCCAGCGTCGCCGCCACCTGGGCGGTCGAGTAGCGGGTGGAGATGTCGTTGACGATGCGGGACAGGACGCCCTTCTTGGCCTGCTCGCTGACGAACGGGTAATCGGTCGGCAGCGCCTCGTTAAACAGGATGCGGCCCATCGAGGTGGCGAACAGGACGGTGCCGTCCGTGAAGCGTTCCTCGCGCGCCACGTCCGGGCTGCCCGGCTCCGGGTCGACGACCTTGACCTCGCCCGGCTCCCAGCCGGTCGGCAGCACGAAGTCCTTCGGCAGGCGGATCAGCACCTTGGCCTGCATGTCGATCTCGTGCAGGTCGAGCGCCATCTGCGTCTCGGCCAGCGAGGAGAAGATGCGGCCCTGGCCCTTGGCGCCATCGCTGATGGTGGACAGCCAGAACAGGCCCAGGATCATGTCCTGCGAAGGCATGGTCACGGTGTGGCCGTCGGCGGGCTTGAGGATGTTGTCGGAGGCGAGCATCAGCGAACGTGCCTCGGCCTGCGCCTCGGCGCTCAGCGGCAGGTGGACGGCCATTTGGTCGCCGTCGAAGTCGGCGTTGAACGCGGCGCAGGCGAGCGGCGGCAGGTGGATGGCCTTGCCTTCGACCAGGATCGGCTCGAAGGCCTGGATGCCCAGACGGTGCAGCGTAGGCGCGCGGTTGAGCAGCACGGGATGCTCGGAGATGACCTCCTCGAGCACACCCCACACCTCGGTGTCGCCGCGGTCGACCATGCGCTTCGCGCTCTTCATGTTCTGCGCGTAGTTCATGTCGACCAGGCGCTTGATGACGAAGGGCTTGAACAGCTCGAGGGCCATCGGCTTGGGCAGGCCGCACTGGTGCATGCGCAGCGACGGGCCGACGACGATCACGGAACGGCCCGAGTAGTCGACGCGCTTGCCGAGCAGGTTCTGGCGGAAACGGCCCTGCTTGCCCTTGAGCATGTCGGACAGGGACTTGAGCGGGCGGTTCGAGGCGCCGGTGACCGGGCGGCCGCGGCGGCCGTTGTCGAACAGCGAGTCGACGGCCTCCTGCAGCATGCGCTTCTCGTTGTTGAGCATGATCTCGGGGGCCTTGAGGTCGATCAGACGCTGCAGGCGGTTGTTGCGGTTGATCACGCGGCGGTACAGGTCGTTGAGGTCGGAGGTAGCGAAGCGGCCGCCGTCGAGCTGCACCATCGGGCGCAGGTCCGGCGGGATGACCGGGATCACGGTGAGCACCATGGCCTCAGGCTTGTTGCCGGTGGTCAGGAAGGCGTTGACGACCTTCAGGCGCTTGAGCGCGCGGGCCTTGCGCTGGCCGGAACCGGTGTCGATCTCCTCGCGCAGCTGCTTGGCCGCGGCCTCGAGGTCGAAGTCCTGCAGGCGCTTCTGGATCGCCTCAGCGCCCATGCAGCCCTCGAAGTAATCGCCGTAGCGGTCCTCCATCTCGCGCCACAGGTCCACGTCGCCTTCCATGTCGCCGGGCTTCAGGTTCTTGAAGCGGTCGAACACGGCGTTCAGGCGCTGGATCTGGTCGTCGTAGCGCTGGCGGATGGCCGCCATCTCGCGTTCGGCGCTGTTGCGCAGCTTCGCCTTGGCGGAGCCGCTGGCCTCGCCGGCCTCCTCCAGCTCGTGCAGATCGGCTTCGACCTTCTTGGCGCGCTCCTCGATCTCGTTGTCGCGGCGCTTGGCCATGTGGCCGATCTCGGTGTCGAACTCGTCCTGCAGGTCGGGCAGATCCTGATGGCGCTGTTCCTCGTCGACCTTGGTGACCATGTAGGCCGCGAAGTAGATGACCTTCTCCAGGTCCTTCGGCGCGATGTCGAGCAGGTAGCCGAGGCGGCTCGGCACGCCCTTGAAGAACCAGATGTGGGTGACGGGGGCGGCCAAGTCGATGTGGCCCATGCGCTCGCGGCGCACGCGCGACTTGGTGACCTCCACACCGCATCGCTCGCACACGATGCCCTTGAAGCGCACGCGCTTGTACTTGCCGCACGCGCACTCCCAGTCGCGGGTCGGTCCGAAGATCTGCTCGCCGAACAGACCGTCCTTCTCGGGCTTGAGGGTACGGTAGTTGATGGTTTCGGGCTTCTTGACCTCGCCGTGGCTCCAGTTGCGAATATCCTCGGCGGTGGCCAGGCCAATCCTCAGTTTGTCAAATGCGTTGACGTCCAGCACTCTTATGTCCTGTCTGTAATGAAACTTTCAAACGGTTGCTAGGTGGCCGCCGCGCGCCGCGGGCTCCCTCGTGGAGCGCCACGCGCGCGGCGACCGTCGGTTCACTGATATTCCGGGGTTTCGGCCTTCTGGTCTTCCTTGGCCGCCGCGTCGGGGCGCGCGCCGATGTTGAAACCCAGGTCGTCGCCCGCCGAGATCGGATCGTCGTCCTCGTCCTTCATGTCGATGGCCACGCCATCGGCGTTGAGCACCTCGACGTTCAGCGACAGGGACTGCATTTCCTTGAGCAGCACCTTGAACGATTCGGGGATGCCCGCCGGCGGCAGGTTATCGCCCCTGACGATCGCGCCGTAGACACGCACGCGGCCGTCGACGTCATCAGACTTGGTGGTCATCATCTCGTGCAGCGTGTACGCGGCGCCATAGGCCTCGAGGGCCCACACCTCCATCTCGCCGAAGCGCTGGCCGCCGAACTGGGCCTTGCCGCCCAGCGGCTGCTGCGTGATCATCGAGTACGGGCCGGTGGAGCGCGCGTGGATCTTGTCGTCGACCAGGTGGTGCAGCTTCAGGATGTACATGTAGCCGACGGAGATCGGCTTGCCGAACGGCTCGCCGGTGCGACCGTCGAACAGCACGGCCTTGCCGTCCTCGCCGACCATCTGCTCGCCGTCGCGGTTGGGCAGCGTCGACTTCATGAGGCCGCTGATCACGTCGGAGCGCACGCCGTCGAACACCGGGGTCGCCACCGGGGTGCCCGGCTCGCCCTTCTCGGCGCCGGCCGGCACGTGCTTCTTCCACTCGGCCTCCAGCTCGGGATCCAGGCTGATGTCCCAGCCGGAATGCGCGATCCAGCCGAGGTGCAGCTCCAGCACCTGGCCGAGGTTCATTCGCGAGGGCACGCCCAGCGGGTTGAGCATGATGTCGACCGGGGTGCCGTCCGCGAGGAACGGCATGTCCTCCTCGGGCAGGATGCGGGAGATGACGCCCTTGTTGCCGTGGCGGCCGGAGAGCTTGTCGCCCTGCGTGATCTTGCGGTGCTGCGCGATGTACACGCGGATCATCTGGTTGACGCCGTTGGGCAGCTCGTCGCCGTCCTCCTCGGCGTCCTCGCGGGTGATCTCCTTGACCGCGATCACGGTGCCGGTCTCGCCGTGCGGCACGCGCAACGAGGTGTCGCGCACCTCGCGGGACTTCTCGCCGAAGATGGCGCGCAGCAGGCGCTCCTCCGGGGTCAGCTCGGTCTCGCCCTTCGGCGTGACCTTGCCGACGAGGATGTCGCCGGCCTCGACCTCGGCGCCGATGCGGATGATGCCGCGCTCGTCGAGGTTGGCCACCGCGTCCTCGCCGACGTTCGGCAGGTCGCGGGTGATCTCCTCGGCGCCCAGCTTGGTCTCGCGGGCGTCGATCTCGTACTCCTCGATGTGGATCGAGCTGAGGGTGTCGTCCTGCACCAGGCGCTGCGAGATGATCACGGCGTCCTCGTAGTTGTAGCCGTTCCACGGCATGAACGCGACCAGCAGGTTCTTGCCGAGGGCGATCTCGCCCTTCTCGATCGCCGGGCCGTCGGCCAGCACCGTGCCGGCCTCGACGCGCTCGCCGTTCTTGATGATCGGGCGCTGGTTGTAGCAGGTCGTCTGGTTGGAGCGCTGGAACTTGGTCAGCTTGTAGCTCGACTGCGTGCCGTCGTCGTTCATCACGCGGATGAGGTCGGCGGACACGTAGATCACGACGCCCGGCTTGTCGGCGATGATCACGTCGCCGGAATCGTAGGCGACGCGCCATTCCGAACCGGTGCCGACGAGCGGACGCTCGGACTTGACCAGCGGGACGGCCTGACGCTGCATGTTGGTGCCCATCAGCGCTCGGTGGCCATCGTCGTGCTCGAGGAACGGGATCAGCGAGGAACCGATCGAGACCATCTGGCGCGGCGAGACGTCCATGTAGTCGACGGAGCTCACCGGCACATCGACGGCCTCTTCCTCGTTGGCCCTGGCGAGGGCCATGTCGGTGGCGAACCTGCCGTTGGCGTCGAGCGTCTGGTTCACCTGCGCGATGACGTGGTCGTTCTCCTGGTCGGCGGTCATGTACTCGACCTCGTTGGTCACCTGGCTGTCGACGACCTTGCGGTACGGCGTCTCGATGAAGCCGAAGGGGTTGACGCGGCCGAAGGTCGCGAGCGAACCGATCAGACCGATGTTCGGGCCTTCAGGGGACTCGATCGGGCACATGCGGCCGAAGTGGGACGGGTGCACGTCGCGCACCTCCATGCTGGCGCGGTCGCGCGACAGGCCGCCGGGGCCCAGCGCGGACAGGCGGCGCTTGTTGGTCACGCCGGCCAGCGGGTTGTTCTGATCCATGAACTGGCTCAGCTGGGAGGTGCCGAAGAACTCCTTGATCGTGGCGTTCACCGGGCGGATGTTGATCAGCGACTGCGGGGTGATGGCCTCGGCGTCCTGCGTGGTCATGCGCTCGCGCACCACGCGCTCCATGCGCGACAGACCCGTGCGCAACTGGTTCTGGATCAGCTCGCCAACCTGGCGGATGCGGCGGTTGCCGAAGTGGTCGATATCGTCGGTCTCGACGCGCAGGTCGATGCTCTCGCCCTTGCGCGTGCCGGGGAAGGTCGCGTCGCCGGCGTGCAGCGTCACCAGGTACTTGATCGTGGCGATGATGTCCTCGCGCGACAGGCTGCGGTCGTTGATGTCGTGCTCGAGGCCGAGCTTGCGGTCGATCTTGTAGCGGCCGACGCGGGCCAGATCGTAGCGCTTGGTGTTGAAGTAGAAGGAATCCAGCAGGTTGCGGCCGGCCTCGGGGGTGGCGGTGTCGGACGGGCGGATCTTGCGGTACAGATCGGTCAGCGCGTCGTCCTGCGTCTCGATGGCCTCCTTGTCGAGCGCGTCGAGCACCAGCGGGTAGCCCTCGAACGCCTCGCGGATCTCCGGCTTGGTCATGCCGATGGCCATGAGGAAGACGATGGCGGACTGTTTGCGCTTGCGGTCGACGCGCACGCCGAGCACGTCGCGCTTGTCGATCTCGAACTCCAGCCAAGCGCCGCGGCTCGGGATGATCTTTGCGCCGAAGACCTCCTTGCCGGAGGCGCGGTCGGTGGAGCGGTCGAAGTAGACGCCCGGGGAGCGCACGAGCTGGGAGACGATGACTCGCTCGGTGCCGCCGATGATGAAGGTGCCGTGCGGGGTCTGCAGCGGGAAGTCGCCCATGAACACGGTCTGGGACTTGATCTCGCCGGTGTCGCCGTTCTCGAATTCGGCGTTCACGTACAGCGGGGCGGAGTAGGTGTAGTCCTTCTCCTTGCACTCCTGCACGGTGTGACGCGGCTCCTCGAAGTACGGGTCCGAGAAGGTCAGCGACATGGTCTGGGCGAAGTTCTCGATCGGGGAGATCTCCTGGAAGACCTCGTCGAGGCCCGAGATGTGCGGCACGGTGTTGGTGCCGTTCTCCTTGTCCTCCTCGACGCGCTTCTTCCAGCGCTCGGAGCCGATCAGCCAATCAAAGCTGTCGGTCTGCACGCCCAACAGGTAGGGCACATCGATGGGCTCTCGGATGGAGCCGAAATTCACGCGGTCCGACGCCTTGTGCAGATCAATGTCGTGCTGGTCGGCGCGCGCGATGACAGTGGTGGTATTCGTCGTAGCTTCAGTGGCAGCCAATGGACGTTCCTTATCGCTCGCTTGTTCGTTCGATACTGGTGTTCCCCGACAAGCGCCGCTTGGGCCGCCATATGCCTCAATTCGCGGGCGCTTCGTCTGTGTCAGCATGCCCGCAATATGACATGCATGTACGCAAATCCCTTATGCTAGCACATTGCATGCGATATCGCAACACGCCAAGTGGCGCAACGCCCGACGGCGCAAGCCCGGCGTCGCACCAAGGCATCGCGCGGCGCCCGGGCTCCAGCGGCCGGCCGACGCGCCGGCGCTCACTGCACCGAAATCGTCACCGGGTCGCTGGCAACCTTCGGCTGGTCCTTGAGGCTCAGCTTCGCCACATACGTGCCGGCGTTCACCTTCGGCAGCGAGTCGTCCTCGGCGCACGCATCCCCGGTGGCGTCCGCGTTCCACACGATCTGCCGCTTGTCGGCATCGCCCTTGGCCATCAGCAGCAGGCGCGGGTCGGCCGGGCACACGTCAGACCTCCATATCGTCTCGTCGCCGGAGGTGATCGTGAGCACGCGGTTCGCGTCGGAGGCGTCGATCAGGCACCCCTTCTTGCCGCTGCCCGTGTACTTGATGGTCGCGGTGAAGTTCAGCGACCCGCCAACGGCGACGTTCTGCGATTCGGCGGTCAGGGACAGATCGACGTCGTTCGCCGAGCAGTTCTTGATGCCGCTGGTCCTGGTCGGATCGGGCACCGCGGAACGCGATACCGCATAGATGTCGTCATGGCGGGCGGCCGCGCCGATCGCGCCGAAGCCGCGGACCAGACTGTATGCGCAGAACACCACCACAGCCACCACGAGCAGGCACGCGACGCCCACGACGATGCGGCGGCGGCGATAGATGGCGCGCCGTTTCGCGCTGATCCTGCGCTTGCGCTGCTTCATGGCTCCACGGGACTTCGGTGTAGGCATACCTTCGAGTCTAAACCGAAGCGAAACGAAGTGGCGGATAATGTCGTCAAACGTCACATGATCATGACCGGACACCATGCCCGGCGCTCCGACCGCAGCCCGTGACCCGGGCACGGAATCCGAACCCTTCCGCCCGCCCCGGAACTCGAAACGCGACGGAGGCCCGCCCGGCCAACGCCCCGCCGGCTCAGCGGGGAAGGCGGACCGCCCCGTCCGGCAGCATCTCGATCAGGCCGTCGTCGTCAAGCGACGCGACGCATTTGTCCAGCTGAACCCGATCGGCCCACAGCGCCTCCAGCTGCGCGCGCGGCAGCGACGTCTCCCCGTCCGGCAATCCGCGCAGCGCATCGAGCACCAGCCCGCGCACCTGCCGATCCGTGCCGGCGAAGCGCTGGCGGGGGCGGGTCCGCCGCTCCCCCAGCCCGGGCCGGCCGGCGGCTAGGAACGCGCAGCGGTCGCGGACCGGGCATGCGTCGCACAGCGGCGTCTTCGCCGTGCAGACCACGGCGCCGAGTTCCATCACCGACTGGTTCCATGTCACGGAACGCCGCGCGTCGCGGGGCAGCGCGCGGTTCGCCAGATCCCGCTCGGCCGGCGAGGCCGATCCCCCGCGCGACTCGACACCCAGAAACAGGCGGGACAGCACGCGCCGGATATTCGTATCGATCACCGCGATCCGCTCGCCGTAGGCGAAGCTCATCACCGCGGAAGCCGTATAGTCGCCGATGCCGGGGAGCGCGATCAGATCGTCGTATCCGCGGGGCAGATCGTCATGCCACCGGTCGGCCACCACCCGCGCGCATTCCTGCAGGCGCAGCGCCCGGCGCGGATAGCCGAGCCTCCCCCACGCGGTGATCACCTCGGCGGTGGACGCGCCGGCGAGCGCCGCGGCGTCCGGCCACATGCGCATCCAGTCGGTCCAATAGGGCACCACGCGGCTCATCTGCGTCTGCTGGCTCATCACCTCGGATACCAGCACGCCCCATGGCGTCGCCCGGCCGAACCGCCACGGCAGATCGCGCGCGTTCGCCTCCCACCATGCGCCGAGCCGGGCATGCGCCCATTCGGCGTCGGTCACGCCGCCGTTCGCCGTATCGTCGTTGTTCACCGCATTCACGCTCCTCACCATAACGGACACTCCCGCCACAGACCCCACAGCCTCCTGCCCATTACCTTGTTTGGTAGGCCCCGATGGTCGGGGTCGCCGGTTTTGGTATGACTTTCCCGCCCTGTCGTTGATGATCCGGGGGTGTCGTCGCCGGGAACGGGGACGTTCGATGACCGTAGGAACCAAGCCGGCCGCATGGACGCGTTGGGGCGCGTGGCGCAGGTCTCCCCGTAATGTGAATGCGGCGCGGGCGTCCGGGTCCATTCCACGGATCCACGGCGGCCGACGGAAGCGGCCCATGACGGGAGGAACGATGATGGCCCCCCAGCCGCGCTGCGACCGCCGTCGCCGAGGGCTTCCATTGTGCCGGCAATCCGGTGCATCCGAAGCCACGGAACGCCGAGTTGCCGAATCACCGGCGGAAACCTATAGTGGGTTATATGGTTAGTTATATAAGTAATTAACCATATAACCCATACCGCTCCTTATCGCCATGTCGATCCCGAAGGCCAAAGACCAGGGACCAGTCAGGGCACGATCAGGGGCGATACCGGCCAGTCCGCAACGCCTGCGGGCACATACTGAAGGCGACGGAGAGCGATGTGGGGGCGCCGGCGAAGCGAGACAATGACGATCCATCGAAGGGGGAAGCCAATGAACGCCGCCATAGACACGCTTTCCATCGTGGTGCCGTGCCACAACGAGGAGAGCTGCCTACCACTGCTGCTGAAGGCGCTCGCGGGCATCACGGGCGATCTCCGTTCCGCCGGCTCGGGCACCGACATGGAACTGATACTGGTCGACGATGGCTCGCGGGACCATACCGCGCGGCTGTGCCGGCAGGCCGCCGAGGACGGATCATGGCCGTTTGCCGTCCGCTGGCTGTCCCTGTCGCGCAATTTCGGCAAGGAGGGCGCGCTCCTCGCCGGGCTCGACACCGCCACCGGCGATGCGGTGGCGGTGATGGACGCCGACCTGCAGGACCCGCCATCGCTGCTGCCCCGCATGCTCGCCATGCTGGCCAGCGACCCCGATCTTGATTGCGTGGCGACGCGGCGCATCACGCGAAAGGGGGAGCCACCGGTCCGGTCGCTGTTTTCCCGCCTGTTCTATCGCCTGCTGAACGCGATGTCGCCCGTGGCCGTGCCGGAC encodes the following:
- a CDS encoding A/G-specific adenine glycosylase, with amino-acid sequence MNAVNNDDTANGGVTDAEWAHARLGAWWEANARDLPWRFGRATPWGVLVSEVMSQQTQMSRVVPYWTDWMRMWPDAAALAGASTAEVITAWGRLGYPRRALRLQECARVVADRWHDDLPRGYDDLIALPGIGDYTASAVMSFAYGERIAVIDTNIRRVLSRLFLGVESRGGSASPAERDLANRALPRDARRSVTWNQSVMELGAVVCTAKTPLCDACPVRDRCAFLAAGRPGLGERRTRPRQRFAGTDRQVRGLVLDALRGLPDGETSLPRAQLEALWADRVQLDKCVASLDDDGLIEMLPDGAVRLPR
- a CDS encoding glycosyltransferase family 2 protein, whose protein sequence is MNAAIDTLSIVVPCHNEESCLPLLLKALAGITGDLRSAGSGTDMELILVDDGSRDHTARLCRQAAEDGSWPFAVRWLSLSRNFGKEGALLAGLDTATGDAVAVMDADLQDPPSLLPRMLAMLASDPDLDCVATRRITRKGEPPVRSLFSRLFYRLLNAMSPVAVPDGARDFRMMRRAMVDAITGMPERNRFSKGLYAWVGFHTAWIEYPNARRAAGRTTWNFLKLARYAIDGLISCSTVPLTIASYIGLLLCGVALGATGFIAVRAALFGDPVAGWPSIACLVTFIGGLQLLCLGVIGQYLAKTYLETKRRPNYIVRAGGTGASPDA
- the rpoB gene encoding DNA-directed RNA polymerase subunit beta; amino-acid sequence: MAATEATTNTTTVIARADQHDIDLHKASDRVNFGSIREPIDVPYLLGVQTDSFDWLIGSERWKKRVEEDKENGTNTVPHISGLDEVFQEISPIENFAQTMSLTFSDPYFEEPRHTVQECKEKDYTYSAPLYVNAEFENGDTGEIKSQTVFMGDFPLQTPHGTFIIGGTERVIVSQLVRSPGVYFDRSTDRASGKEVFGAKIIPSRGAWLEFEIDKRDVLGVRVDRKRKQSAIVFLMAIGMTKPEIREAFEGYPLVLDALDKEAIETQDDALTDLYRKIRPSDTATPEAGRNLLDSFYFNTKRYDLARVGRYKIDRKLGLEHDINDRSLSREDIIATIKYLVTLHAGDATFPGTRKGESIDLRVETDDIDHFGNRRIRQVGELIQNQLRTGLSRMERVVRERMTTQDAEAITPQSLINIRPVNATIKEFFGTSQLSQFMDQNNPLAGVTNKRRLSALGPGGLSRDRASMEVRDVHPSHFGRMCPIESPEGPNIGLIGSLATFGRVNPFGFIETPYRKVVDSQVTNEVEYMTADQENDHVIAQVNQTLDANGRFATDMALARANEEEAVDVPVSSVDYMDVSPRQMVSIGSSLIPFLEHDDGHRALMGTNMQRQAVPLVKSERPLVGTGSEWRVAYDSGDVIIADKPGVVIYVSADLIRVMNDDGTQSSYKLTKFQRSNQTTCYNQRPIIKNGERVEAGTVLADGPAIEKGEIALGKNLLVAFMPWNGYNYEDAVIISQRLVQDDTLSSIHIEEYEIDARETKLGAEEITRDLPNVGEDAVANLDERGIIRIGAEVEAGDILVGKVTPKGETELTPEERLLRAIFGEKSREVRDTSLRVPHGETGTVIAVKEITREDAEEDGDELPNGVNQMIRVYIAQHRKITQGDKLSGRHGNKGVISRILPEEDMPFLADGTPVDIMLNPLGVPSRMNLGQVLELHLGWIAHSGWDISLDPELEAEWKKHVPAGAEKGEPGTPVATPVFDGVRSDVISGLMKSTLPNRDGEQMVGEDGKAVLFDGRTGEPFGKPISVGYMYILKLHHLVDDKIHARSTGPYSMITQQPLGGKAQFGGQRFGEMEVWALEAYGAAYTLHEMMTTKSDDVDGRVRVYGAIVRGDNLPPAGIPESFKVLLKEMQSLSLNVEVLNADGVAIDMKDEDDDPISAGDDLGFNIGARPDAAAKEDQKAETPEYQ